DNA sequence from the Parambassis ranga chromosome 1, fParRan2.1, whole genome shotgun sequence genome:
ctccttcttgttcatCCTTGTTTATTGCTCACCCCATGCATCAAATGTTCATGCTCAAGTATGTGTTAGAAAACAATATTCATGCAGGaagatgttgcaggcagcaccTGTTGTCTGTCCCATTTGTAcatcagcagctgaaactgattcacagtcagtgttgcttcctaactggacaggctgatttcacagaagtgtgattggCTTGGAGGTACATGGTGTTCTTTAAAGAGCAGTAATTCCTAAACCTTGCTTCAATTTGGATGTGTCACTGGCCAAATATTTCTGGGCCTAACTGTATATACTGCTAAAAAACAAGGGGAAGAGTTAATACACGGCTGCCTCTTTTTCAAGGGACAAAAAGAAAATTTTTGTCCCTTGAAAAAATTGACAATTGACTTAGAGGCTgcaaactaaataaaataagtaaataacaAGGCTGCATGGACTCTTCTCTCGTTAACCTGTCATCAATTAAGCAGTTAAAATGTCTGGAGCTGACTCCATGTGCATTTGGATGCTGAATAGACCTAGGTTACAACTAAAAGTGAATCAGGGGAAACAatccaaacaaaaaacaacacaattaaaTGTACTGTTTTATGAAAGAGTCTGTGGAGAGAGGATGATACTGGAGAAATCTAaggaagtttgtgtgtgtgtgtgtgtgtgtcttgtcacACACAACAGTTTTGTAAATGATGAGTAGAGAGCCACCAGACGTTGCTGCACAATAATCACATCATTGTGTCTACCTAGTAAAACCTGCTCCATCAGGCATCAGAATGTTCCTCATTGTCATCTTCAAGCATTCCAGCATTCCAGGGCTCATGTGTTCCCTTGCActttttgtaatctgtattctttACCTTGATTTCAGGTATTTTCACAAACATACatgaggaagaaggaagagCATGAGGAACCTGCCAGACAAGCTAATCAGAGTACTGTCAAGTATAAATTCAGCTTTGCAATATTATCAGCAACATGAGACTTCAGTATGTCTTATTCTGCATTTACAGGAAGATGGAAACTTTGTCCTGTACGGCTGGTCAAAGGTTTGGGCCACAAACACAGTTGGCTCGACCCTGTACAATCCTTTGGCAGACGGACAGAATCCTGGTGATGTACACAAAACAATACAGTCCTGTCTGGAGAACTGGCACCTACACACAACGACGCAGCCCCAACCTGACGTCGCATCTGACCGTGACCAATGATGGTCACTTTCTTCTTACTAGCAATGGAGTAAAAGTCTGAAGCTCTTAAACCTCTTATGTTATTATTAACCAAAACCACAATGTACCTAAAGACACATGTCGTTGTCTGAGATTGAAATAAAAGAGGTCTGATGTTACTCCTGTGtgtgacatatatatatatatatatatatatatatatatatatatatacatattcatatatataGTAATCGcaatttctctctgtgtgtgtatatatatatatatatatatagatatatatacacacacacacacatatatatatatatatatatatgtgtgtgtgtgtgtttgtgtgtgtgtgtatacatatatatgtatagggACACTTCTGAAAGAGACATCATAGTTTTTCACCACTGGGAGGCAGTATATTTccctttaatatatatatatatatatatatatatatatatatgtttttgtaaTATAATGTTATCTTTCAGAGTTTATATGTtctcatcacattttttttaaatttatttttatgtaattatgtaatgtataagtgaaatgttattttaatttaacGTATTACTGAAAtggtattttaattttttattttatgttttctatttatttttcattgcattttaaattataatttatctttattttgttttcctgctgaatTCACCTGATGGTGGGATCAATAActaataatttatttatctttttattcTATTTCCTTGTATTTTATGTCCTGGAAGTTGTGCGTATGGCCACGCATGCAACGTCATCACGTTGCTTATGCTAATGAGTAATTAGCAGTAGCTCTTGCGTTCCTCCCTCACAGGAGCTGCTAGTTTTGTCGTAGCTGATGGCGCTTCATTTGAAGTCATTAAATTGTGTACACAGTTCGCATGTTAGTGGCTTGTCATGCACAAATCAAGATTCGCCGACATTTTACATTTACGAAGAAGTTTTAGTTTCCAGGAGCTTCACACATCTTTACGGGAATTTTATCTACCACAGGTGAGGACATCAGATGCGGGAGCTCCACAGTGAGTGGGACGGAATGATGTGTTCCAAACTTCAAAGGGAAGCTGTATCTCTCACTTAAAGGTTAGTGATAACTTGATTGCAAGCTACGTTAGCCGCTAATGCTTAATTGTTGCttaattgttgtcaggtgtgttacCTTGTTAAGCTAAATAAACTTTAAGATAACATAAATTGAACAGGTTAAAGCTGTGGCCTACACAGCAGCGACAACCTTGAGTTTATAGGGTTAAAACTGTGCAGCCCTGTCATAGGAACTGTGTGCTATGCTGGTGCAGAAGTTTCGTTTCAAGCCATTAAATTGTGGCAAGCTAACAATGCTGAAGCAGTGTGTATACTCACAAAGTTTGGAGGATTTTTTTATACAACGCCATTTATACGTCATATTTTCAATTATACAAATCGTTTGCTGTGCTGAGACTGCTTACCTACTACAGTGTAACAGCAGTCAGTAGGTCGTCAGGACAAGACTGTCCTGTAGCTCTTGCCTCTATGAGGTCCAGTGTGTACACTAGTCCCAGAATGTGTGCACACAAGCCTTTCAACAGCAAGGCCATATACATTTCACCCTGTGGTGTATGAACATTGTTGATTTATGATCAACAATGATCTGGAGTGTATAAACAGGACGTGTGGTGTCTGCCACTTGCACTGGGACCAGTGTGCATTGCAAATTTCCAAAAATTGTCCAGGATTTTTCTTTAGGATATCTGTCGCTAGGGATGTTccgatcattttttttttgcctcatttgATTTTGATTATCTGCCAATATCAAGTCCCAATCTGATACTTTTAGAGTTCTCTACAAAAGCGAATGGCGGGTCAATTATTGCGATCATTAGTGCTGTCTTGGCTGTGATGACATGGGGCATATaaatgttgatgtgtgtgtgcttcaacTTTGTCAACACTGTcccattaaaaaatacacacaaacatgacctGTACAGCCGCACAGattcaaaaataaaatcctGTCCAGTGGTTGTGGATAACCACCTCAGCCTAGGGGAGTTGGTTCTTTGGCACTGGGCAGGAGGAATGCCAAGTGATCCCAGTGAACAGTGTAATGCAGAGCTGAAGTCAGTGCAGCTGTTCGTACAGTCTTTATAGGCATTGTGTGAGTCTGATTGAAACCAGATAAGGGGTGCTGGCTGGCCTAGCTGCCAGGCTAAAAGCAATAACAAGGAAGCACTACAGGCAGGCTGCATCGTTCATTAGATCCTTATGTATTCTGTCAGCCAATATTTCAAGCCAGAGTTTGTGTGAAGAGGAAGCTGAAAGTTGAGCAGTTTTTGATTAGATGTAGTACATTTGTGTAAATGTAGAAAAAAGTTTATGGCACATGTCTCTTACATTTTCCTCGTGAGGTAGCTCCCCATCTGCATTGTCATATTAACAGGCacttttctgtttctgctttgACCGCATTACAACATCTTGGTTTGCATAAATCTtaagaaaaacaaggaacacaTTATGTTAATGCCGTAATGGTGGTACACTGTGGTGCACATCGGGTCCAAGAGGTGACTTGATTCAATGACTGGACCAAAGTTTTAGGCCAGAGTAGTCTTACAGTGTTGTTTGCTCAGTGGTCTGCTATTAAAGAAGCATTGGGGTGTGCAGTCAGAGGATACACACTTTAACTAAAACCATCCACTGTGATTTCAGTGGAGTGATGACCCTATTCTGTGTTAAGTGGCTCCAGCACAAGCTAGTGTCAAAAGGCTACCATACCAGAGGAATCGattagtctgtgtttacttACATGATTAAACGTCCTCCTTTCCCCTCTACAGACACCTGAAAGAAACCAACAAAGACTTTACAGCtgatctgagtgtgtgtgtgtttgttgtgtgtaaatgtaccTTTTAGTTTGCAGATTTTGTTTATCAAAACCATAACAAGGACTAATGTTATAATCAGGAGCGGAGTTAGAGCTGCAGGCAGAATATAATCCTGGTATGTCACATCTGAAAAGACAAATAAGCAGAACCAAATGTACACCCACAATTGTATGccatgtttctgtttctttgtgagaattcacacactcacactgttaCACAGACTGTTAATAATTTACTTCCTGGTTGCACTAACCTATACCTGTGTAGCTCAGGCAACGCATTAAGGCAAGCCTGTTTTTGTGTCAGTCATGTGACATATTAACATAGTCTTACTCCATTTTACAGCCATGTCTACAACTGTTGCTCCTCCTAAATATGTAAAGGGTGATGGAACAGCTGATTTCTAGAAAACTGATCAGTTGTTTCCAGAGCTGCACCTTAAAGGGCCTGTCAAAGTCTGTTAGGGCCATTTCTCTTGCTTACAGATGAACCTATTCTACCTCACAATGAGGCCTTGATGTTGCCTCGATGGTGAAAGACCTCACTGTAATCACAGAACCTGGAAAAATGCAAGTAATCCTATGTTCACATGGAGATTCTGAACCATGCCAGTAAAGAGACTTTTTTATTAATACAAAAGTTGCTTATACACACAAATGTCAGTGGTTTGTGCAGGAAGTTTGTGGTGTGATGTGATGcgattgactgtgtgtgtcaggttacACAGTGCTGCATTTCACAGTGTTGCTccatgaggggaaaaaaacccaACTGTTTAAAGGTTTCAATTGTaaagtgtgtcactgtgacctctcaCCTGTGACTTCCAGCtcaacagcagagaaaacatccAGTCCAGTGTTTCTATGGACACCACAAAGGTATGACCCAGAATCCTTTTGGGTCAGATTGGTGATGGTCACTGTGAATTGTGACTTCCTGTCATCAGTCAGTGTGaactgtgtggtttgtttgctGTCAGAGATGaccacagcctgctgcagacatgtggagGGCTGGTTTCCTCTGCAGATGTACTTCAGGTTGTTCTGGTACACAGACTCATATGGACAGCTGATGGACACTGAACCTCCATCATAGCTTTGGATTTtagtcacactgtgacagcagctgtctgtcaggaagatAATCACCATCAGAAACCAGCCACAGAATAACTTTTTGATAGACTTCTACAGGCATTAGAAGAATAATAGTCATTTGGTTTATTCACCTGGAAAAACATCCACTCTAACTTCAGTACCGATGTTGCTTCCACCCTCGACCACTCCACACCTGTATTTCCCAGCATCCTTGTATTGAAGATCAGAGATGGTCACTGTGAAGGTTTGGGCCTTTTTGTCATCATTGATGGAgtatttgttcttctttgtttctgaTGTTGTAATAATAACATCACTGCCTCCACAGCCGTTTTTGCACATGTACTTCTCATAAAACTCATAACCTTGACTGTAATTACAAGAAACACGGACAGCACTCCCCTCATATCCAGACACATGGATCACCTCTGCTGCATCTGTCACACATGTCAGAGAAACTGAAGAAAGAGATAAATTATCAAGAGATAATTAAAGCTGTGTTAAGACCAAAATATTTGGGGATGTCCACCACACACATACCGTTACTTTAATTTTACTTACTgcagaagatgaagagcagGTTTTGAGGGATCTTCATCTTCacctttttaataaaaaaatgcagaaactaaagcaaatatttaaaaaaatatcgaTTGAGTACATTTTTTAGTCCCCACATGTGTTCAAATGAACactaaaaaataagaactgaaaatgcagcaacacagaatgtttgactttttttctcagaattctaGAATTCTAGAAAAACTCAGAactcaaattatttttttacagtgctggTCATCCTCTTATGTACACTATTGACAAAGAATAAGAAGCAGTTCTGTGCCGTCAGATGATGTAACGGCGCCGACACATCTCTCTTGTTTTGCCATATACGATTATCATACATTAGATGTTGTTACTATCAAACTTTGTAACATTATTCTGTTTTTTAGATAcgatatgtttctgtttgataaAATGTACATTAAGTCTTCAGTCATTGTATATATTTAGCTCATGTTTTAGGGTGTACATGAGAATATGATGATCTTACCTGTGAACTCATGGTGTTATCTCTGAATCACCTCCAGCAGAGTGAAGCTGCTTTGCTTccgtttctgtgtgtgcttgtggtGGTCTTTCTGGCTGTGTAACTTCCTGTTGTATTGAAGGAGGGCCAAAGTGCAGACACAACCACAACTAGACATGAGCAATGCAGTGCTTGTTTTAAAGTGACTGTGTAAGTGGTGGCTTACACATTGGATGGCAGGCAGTTTGAGTTTTAGTCTACATATAGCACTGCAGCATCAACGGTGTCTGTACTGAGTGTAATGTTTAAACAGTACCAGCAGAGGGTGCAGTGTGACACCTGTCAGACTAGTTGTTTGCAGGAAGTGTAGAGCTCTTATGAGAAACTAACAGACTAACCAGATAGCCAGTGGATGTGCCCACTTCTGGCATTGATACTGCACCGATGGCCTTCATCTGGCTCTGATGAAATAGATGTGAGCAAACATGTAAAAGAGCAAATGTGGCTCAAAATCCCTTTGGCtaaggtttgtttttctttacactATATTGTGTATGTGGCCCTAAAGTGGCCCAAATGCTGGCCAAAGATTCCTCTTTATCTAAACTAAAAGTGTCTCAAAGTGGAAATATTAACTTCTTGATAACTTCTGACTCCTTCTATCATCCAACTGACCATCAGCAGGATGCCCCCCCCCTTCTAAGCCAGGTTCCAGCCCAGGTTTCTTAAACAGGGAGGTTTTCTTTTCAGTGTTGCCTTAATTGTTTGCTTCTAGATGCTGTCAATCAAGACATTTTACCTCTTTACTGATGAAGCCACTGCTACTGTTATAAAATATGACCTGGGGCAAAAAGAGTCTAGATGGTGCTTATTTGTCATTGTTTATAAAGCAtcatacaatttaaaaaaatacagagtGAACACCTTGAAAAGCACATTACAAGCAGAACTGTACTGACTTTCTGGACTATttatagaaagagagagatgaccCATATCTTCATATGCAGAGTGCAGATTTTTGATTCATGAATACTACACAACGATCATaagtacaaatatatattaGAGAAAGTCCACAGGAGTTGAAGAAATCATACATTCATATCATTTACAGGATCTTGTATTTTATCTGCTCTTCCCAAAAGTTTTCCTTTCCACAGTTTCATAGATAGAGTGCAGATCCCAAATTTCCCcaagggaccttcccaaagggattaataaa
Encoded proteins:
- the LOC114434785 gene encoding polymeric immunoglobulin receptor-like; the protein is MSSQVKMKIPQNLLFIFCISLTCVTDAAEVIHVSGYEGSAVRVSCNYSQGYEFYEKYMCKNGCGGSDVIITTSETKKNKYSINDDKKAQTFTVTISDLQYKDAGKYRCGVVEGGSNIGTEVRVDVFPDSCCHSVTKIQSYDGGSVSISCPYESVYQNNLKYICRGNQPSTCLQQAVVISDSKQTTQFTLTDDRKSQFTVTITNLTQKDSGSYLCGVHRNTGLDVFSAVELEVTDVTYQDYILPAALTPLLIITLVLVMVLINKICKLKGVCRGERRTFNHIYANQDVVMRSKQKQKSAC